The window ATGTGCATGCTCGCGGCCGATACGCTCGAAGCGCTGGGTATCAAGCGCGGCGACTACGTCATCAAGGTCAACAATCGCAAAGTGCTCGACGGTCTGATGGAAGCGAACGGGCTTTCCGGGGCAGAAAATGCGGGGCGGCGTTTGATCGTGCTGCGCGCTGTTGACAAGATCGATCGGCTCGGTGGCGAGGGCGTTGCGCAGCTTCTCGGGCGGGGCCGTAAGGATGAGAGCGGCGACTTCACCACGGGCGCAAATCTCTCCGATGCGGCGATCAATAACATTCTTGGATTCACAGGCTGGGGCAGCGCGGGATCAACGGCACCCTCCAACGCGGTGACTCTTGCGAACTTTGAAGGCGCGGTGAAGAACTCCGAGGCAGGGCTCGCTGGTATCGCCGAACTCGCCGAGCTGGTGCGGCTGTGCGAGGCGGCGGGCTATGGCGCGGACCGAGTGCGGATCGATCCGTCATGTGTGCGCGGGCTTGAATATTACACCGGTCCAGTATTCGAGGCGGAACTGACGTTCGACGTCAAAGGCGACGACGGCAAGCCGGTTCGTTTCGGCTCAGTGGGCGGCGGCGGCCGTTACGACGATCTCGTGTCGCGCTTCACGGGCGACCGCGTTCCGGCGACAGGATTTTCGATCGGCGTGTCGCGGCTGAAGGCGGCGCTCTCGGTTATTGGGGCCGTAGAGACACCGCGGCTCGGTCCGGTCGTGGTTCTTGTGATGGATAAGGGTGAGGTCGCGCGTTATCAGCAGATGACGCAGACACTCCGCAACGCCGGTATCCGCGCCGAGATGTACCTTGGGTCGTCGGGCATGAAGGCGCAGATGAAATATGCCGATAAACGGCAGAGCCCGTGCGTCGTCATTCAAGGCTCGGACGAGCGCGAGAAGGGCGAGGTTACGCTGAAGGATCTGATCGAAGGCGCGAAGGCAGCCGCCGCGATCAAAGACAACAAGGCATGGAAGGAAGCGCGTCCGGCGCAGGCTTCCGTGGCTGAGAAAGATCTCGTTGAAGAGGTCAAGAAGCTCATCGCGCGGCACACGGATTGAGGGCGATGCGAGCAGCGAACTTTCCGAGCGGTTTCTTATTTCTCCCCACGGCGACGGGACGGGGGCGCTAGCATGGTCGTCGAAACGACGCGAGAGCTTGAAGCGCTAGAAGCTCAGGCAAAAACTCTGATGAACGTGTTCGCAACAGCTGGGCACGAAGCGGTGGCGCCTGCAATCATTCAACCGGCGGACGTTTTTCTCGATGTCGTCGGAGAAAGTCTGCGTGCGCGCACGTATGTTTTCACGGATCCCGATGGTGCCGAACTTTGTCTTCGGCCCGACCTGACGGTTCCGACGTGCCGTCTGCATCTTGCGCGCCACGTTGATCCCGCAACGCCTGCACGGTATTGCTACAATGGCGCGGCGTTTCGTATTCAGCCTGTCGATGCTGATGCGGCGCACCCGCGCGAGTTTCGCCAGGCGGGCTTCGAGCGTTTCGGTGACGTTGCGCGCGAAGAGGCAGAGGCCAAAACGATTTCGCTCGTCGTCACCGCGCTTGAGAAAGCGGGGCTTACGACCTGGACGCTGAAGCTCGGCGACCTCGGGCTGTTTTCCAGCGTGCTCGACGAGGCGGGTCTTTCGCCGCGTTGGAAGAAGCGCCTCGACGACGCGTTCCTCAGGCCCCGCGCATTCCGCGAGGCTCTCAAGGCGTTTACACGCGGCGTCCGCAGTGCACCGCTCGCGCTGCCGGATTCGCTCCTGTCGTCATTGGATCGCGAGAATACGGAGCCGAGTGAGGCGGCTGTTCTCGCTTATCTGGAAGAGAAGGGCATCGAGCTTTTCGGAACGCGCGCTCTGGCGGACATCACCGCCAACCTCGTCACCATTGCCGAGGGTCGCGAAGAGACACCGCTTGATGAGACAGCCGCAAAATTGATCTCGGATTACATTGACGTTTCGGGACCAGCGCGGACCGCTGGCGCCAAGATTGCGCGCCTGCTCAAGGGCGCGCGTGCGGGCTCAGGCGCGGCGCTCGAAACCTATGACCGGCGGCTCGCCTTGCTTTCCAATGCCGGTATCGACCTGGATCGCGTGATGTTCTCGGCTGAATACGGACGCACGCTCGATTACTATACGGGGCTCGTATTTGAAGTGCACACCGGAACGGCCGGAACGGGTAGCCCCGTCGCAAACGGCGGGCGCTATGACGCTTTGATGCGTGCCGCTGGCGCCAACGCGGACATTCCAGCGGTGGGTGCTGCCATTCACACCGAACGGTTGCTGGCAGCCGTGCGCGGGGTATCGCTATGACGCGGTTGACACTCGCTATTCCCTCCAAGGGCCGTCTGATGGAGCAGACGACCGATATGTTCGGCCGCGCCGGATTGATCGTGCGCAAGGTCGGGCATCAGCGCGGCTATCGCGGTGAGATCGAGGGCTTCGAAGGCGTCGATGTTGCGTACATGTCGTCGTCGGAAATTGTCGAAGCGTTGAAGACCGGCAATGTCGAAATGGGCATCGCTGGCGAAGATCTCGTGCGCGAGAACATCGCCAATGCGGATAGCCGGGTCGATTTTCTCGGCAAGCTCGCTTTTGGTTTTGCGGATGTCGTCGTCGCGGTTCCGAATTGCTGGATCGATGTCTGGACCGTTTCCGATCTTGAAGACATTGCGATGCCATTTCGGCGCGTGCATGGGCGCTGGCCGCGTGTCGCGACGAAGTACATGAATTTGACGCGTCGGTTCTTTGGCTCTCGCGGGTATGGCGATTATCGCATCGTGGAAAGTGCGGGGGCGACTGAGGGCGCGCCCGCTGCCGGCACGGCCGAATTGATCGTCGATATTACGACGACGGGCGAGACGCTGCGCGCGAACGGTTTGCGCATTCTTGATGATGGCGTGATGCTGAAATCGGAAGCAAATCTCTGCGCATCGAAGGCGGCGGATTGGTCGCCTGAGAAGCGCAAGCTATGTGAGACGCTGGCGGCGCGTATCAACGGGTCGCTGGCGGGTTAGCTTCACCTCTTGCGACTGTTTTCGTCGGTCGAGCATGACGACGAAGACGAGGAATGGCGGCTTCGCCGAGTCTCGCGCTGGATCCCCGGGAGTCGTTCGCGTTGCTCACTTTGCCGAGGATGACGAATTGTCAGCCGATCTCGGCAAGTAGGCATTTCAGGATGCCGTAGTCGTAGCGGCCGTCGAGAGCGGCGAATGCGGGGCCGAGTTTGCCGGAGTCGCGCGTGTGACACTGATCGAAGGCCGCTTCGATTTCGTCGCGCTCACCGGGATCGAGCTTTAAGGCGTCGTCGGCCGATATGAGGCCCGCTTCAATCGCTTCCGCGAGGTGGCCATAGATCGTCGTGAGTTCGAGGCCGCGCTCGGATGCGATGTCTTCCGCGTCCTCGCCTCGCAGATGCGCCGCGAGCGTGACGTTGACGCTTGCCGAAAGGCGATTGGTCAGCGTGGGATGCTTCTTGAATTCGCCGATGACGGACAGGAAGGCGGCGCCATAGCGTGTGATTTTGCTGGCGCCAAGACCGATGATCTCGTGCAACGCGGCCTCGTTCGCAGGGCGCTTCTCGGCAAGCTCGATCAGCGTCTTGTCCTGGGCGACGACGTAGGGCGGCAGCTTCGCGGCGGCTGCGAGCTTCGAGCGCAGCGCCTTCAGCGCGTCGAACAGCGGCTGATTTTCGTGTGCGATCTTCGCGATCATCGGCGCGGCGCGGCGAGACGGTTTTGCAGTTGGTCGTGTGACGCGGAGCAGGAATTTTTCTTCGCCGCGCAATAGAGGCCGCGCGCGATCGGTGAGCAGCAACGAGCCCGCACCTTCATCGTCTCCCGTCAGATAGCCTTGCGCGGCGAGTTGACGGAATAGGCTTTTCCAGATCGTTGGCGCGACGTCCTTGCCGATGCCGAAGACGCTTAGGCGGTCGTGCCCGTTGCGCAGCATGCGTTCGTCGGCTTTCCCGGCGAGCACGTCGATCAGGTATGTGACGCCGAACCGCTGGCCGGTGCGATAGACGGCGGAGAGGGCCTTTTGCGCGATTACGGTGCCGTCTTCTGTGCGTGGTGGCGTCAGGCAGTTATCGCAGTTGCCACATGGAATGGGGCGCGTCTCGCCGAAGTAAGCCAGCAGCGCTTGACGACGGCAGCCGGGCATTTCGGCGAGCCCGACGAGTGCGTCGAGCTTTTGGCGTTGCACTTGCTTGAATGCGTCGGAGCCTTCGGATTGTGCAATCCACTGGCGGAGTTGGACGATGTCGTTCAAGCCATAGGCGAGCCAGGCGTTAGCGGCTTCACCGTCGCGGCCAGCGCGGCCGGTTTCCTGATAGTAGGACTCGATCGATTTCGGCAGGTTGAGGTGCGCCACGAAGCGAACGTCCGGTTTGTCGATGCCCATGCCGAAGGCGATGGTGGCGACGATGATCAAGCCGTCTTCGGTGAGGAACTTCGTTTGTGCGGCGGCGCGGACCGACGCATCGAGACCGGCGTGATAGGCGAGTGCTTTCCGGCCTTTGGATGAGAGCCAAGCGGCCGTTTCCTCGACGGATTTGCGCGACAGGCAGTAGACGACGCCTGCGTCTGTCGGATGTTCTGTTGCGATGAACTGCCAGAGGCGCTCGCGGGCGCTGACGCTACCCAGTTCCGCGATGGTGTAGCGGATGTTCGGGCGGTCGAAGCTGGCGATGAATGTCGACGCGTTTTCGAGCGACAGCTCGGACACGATGTCCTGGCGTGTGCGTTCGTCAGCCGTCGCGGTCAGTGCGATGCGCGGCACGTTCGGGAAGCGGCGCGCCAGGATTTTGAGCTGCCGATATTCCGGGCGGAAGTCGTGCCCCCATTGCGAGACGCAATGCGCTTCGTCAATCGCGAAGAGGGCGATGTCGTTCCGTTCGAGCAGGGAAAGCGTGCGGTCCTGAACAAGACGCTCGGGGGCGACGTACAGCAGGTCCAAGCTGCCAGCCGCGAATTGACGTTCGATGCTGTCCTGCGTCGCGCGGTCCTGGGTGGAGTTCAGGAAGGCGGCGCGCACGCCAAAGTCGCGGAGGGCATCAACCTGATCCTGCATCAGTGCGATGAGCGGCGATACAACGATGCCAGTGCCGCGACGCACGAGCGATGGGATTTGATAGCAAAGCGACTTGCCGCCGCCGGTCGGCATCAGCGCCAGGCAATCGCGCCCGTCGAGCAACGTCGCGATGATGTCGCCCTGGAGCGGGCGAAAGTTTTTGAAGCCGAAGATCTTGTCGAGCTTGGCGCGGGCAAGCGCCATCGAGTCGTTGCCGACCGCAGACTCGAAAGCCAACGGAAGCCGCAGAGCGTCGGCCGACATCATTGTTTTCCTGGGCAATTCATCGGCCGTTAGGCTAATGCGATTCGTCGATGCGCGATCTGCTCCGTCCCCAGCTAATCGACCGATGCCTTTGATTCGATGTGAGTTTTAGGCCCTGCAACGTTGCGGCAATTTAACTCTGCGTTCAGAATGAGTTCATCTTTGTCTGCTAGAACTACTTTCATAGCTGGTGTCACTCCCCCGTGCGCACCAGATGAGGCCGCGCCGGGCCAAGCCCCGACTCCCCCCGTCTTCCCCTTGGTCTGGCGCGGTGCCTCCCCCCTCTCCAAAAATCTAGCTCGACGAATGCGTCCGTTCAGGTCGAGAGATTGCCTGTGACGTGGATCGACTTGCTTGAAGCAGGTTCGCGCGCGAGATCGGGGCCCGTTAATTCGCCCAGGTTCATCGCGCGGATTGCGCCGTCCGTTGCGCCGGAAATCAGGTTGTTCGCGATCAAGCATTTGCCCGCATCGGGGTCGCCCGTGACGGATATTCCGACGCGCGCGGAGCGAATGACGTTTCCGGTCGCGGCGACGTCGCGCATGAACTTGCCCCATCCGATTTGAATGCCAACGGTTGGCGCGTTCTCGATTGTATTTCCCGAGACGACTGCGTCGGCTTCGATGCCAATGCCTTCGCCACGCTTGTCCTCCGGTTCTGCCTCGCGGCGGAACAGGTTGCGGATGAGGTTGCCCTGCACGACGGCTAGCCTGCCGCCTTCATTGAAGTTGGTGACGGAAATTCCGGCCGCTGCTGTGTCGATGAGGTTGTTCGCGATGAGCGCGCCCTCGAAGCCGAACTCGGCGTAGATCGCGACTTCGCCCAGACGTCCGCAGCTATTCGAGATGATCTGGATGTTGGAAGCCGCGTTACCCCGCACGGCACTGTAGGTGCAATCGGTGATGCGATTTCCCGTTACGAGCACGCTGCCCCCGCGGAAGACGTTGATTCCGTTTCCATATTCTCCGGTCCCGCCCGCCGCGTTGCGAATCTGCGAGATGCGATTCTCCGAGACGATCGTGCCGTCTTCGCCGGGGGCCGACCGCCAGACGAGGATGCCGTTGTTTCCGCAATCGGAGACGGTGTTGCCCGCGATGGTGAGACCTTCGGCGTCGAGGCTCTTCAGTCCGGTGTCGATGCTTTTGGAGATGAAGATTGTTTCAATTCTCCCTCCGCATCCGGTCAGCGAAAGGGCGATCCCAACGCTGTTTGAGATTTCGAGATCGCTCAGGCGAATGGCGTGGCTTCGCGTCAGCGTGATGAGGCCGTCGCCGCGCTCGGGCGAAAAGGTTTTGTAAGCGCCATCAAACGTCAGACCGGTCAGCACGAGGCCGTCGGCCTTGTCGCCGGTCAGGAATGCGTCTCCGCCAGCGAAAGATAGGGCCGTCGTGC is drawn from Hyphomicrobium methylovorum and contains these coding sequences:
- a CDS encoding ATP phosphoribosyltransferase regulatory subunit, which codes for MVVETTRELEALEAQAKTLMNVFATAGHEAVAPAIIQPADVFLDVVGESLRARTYVFTDPDGAELCLRPDLTVPTCRLHLARHVDPATPARYCYNGAAFRIQPVDADAAHPREFRQAGFERFGDVAREEAEAKTISLVVTALEKAGLTTWTLKLGDLGLFSSVLDEAGLSPRWKKRLDDAFLRPRAFREALKAFTRGVRSAPLALPDSLLSSLDRENTEPSEAAVLAYLEEKGIELFGTRALADITANLVTIAEGREETPLDETAAKLISDYIDVSGPARTAGAKIARLLKGARAGSGAALETYDRRLALLSNAGIDLDRVMFSAEYGRTLDYYTGLVFEVHTGTAGTGSPVANGGRYDALMRAAGANADIPAVGAAIHTERLLAAVRGVSL
- the recQ gene encoding DNA helicase RecQ, which translates into the protein MSADALRLPLAFESAVGNDSMALARAKLDKIFGFKNFRPLQGDIIATLLDGRDCLALMPTGGGKSLCYQIPSLVRRGTGIVVSPLIALMQDQVDALRDFGVRAAFLNSTQDRATQDSIERQFAAGSLDLLYVAPERLVQDRTLSLLERNDIALFAIDEAHCVSQWGHDFRPEYRQLKILARRFPNVPRIALTATADERTRQDIVSELSLENASTFIASFDRPNIRYTIAELGSVSARERLWQFIATEHPTDAGVVYCLSRKSVEETAAWLSSKGRKALAYHAGLDASVRAAAQTKFLTEDGLIIVATIAFGMGIDKPDVRFVAHLNLPKSIESYYQETGRAGRDGEAANAWLAYGLNDIVQLRQWIAQSEGSDAFKQVQRQKLDALVGLAEMPGCRRQALLAYFGETRPIPCGNCDNCLTPPRTEDGTVIAQKALSAVYRTGQRFGVTYLIDVLAGKADERMLRNGHDRLSVFGIGKDVAPTIWKSLFRQLAAQGYLTGDDEGAGSLLLTDRARPLLRGEEKFLLRVTRPTAKPSRRAAPMIAKIAHENQPLFDALKALRSKLAAAAKLPPYVVAQDKTLIELAEKRPANEAALHEIIGLGASKITRYGAAFLSVIGEFKKHPTLTNRLSASVNVTLAAHLRGEDAEDIASERGLELTTIYGHLAEAIEAGLISADDALKLDPGERDEIEAAFDQCHTRDSGKLGPAFAALDGRYDYGILKCLLAEIG
- the hisS gene encoding histidine--tRNA ligase, with product MASQNTTSARPEARLAKGFRDVEAGELRALDEMIAKIRAVYERYGFDALETPAIEYTDALGKFLPDQDRPNAGVFSFQDEDEQWMSLRYDLTAPLARYVAQNFQTLPKPFRRYAFGYVYRNEKPGPGRFRQFMQFDADSVGAEGVAADAEMCMLAADTLEALGIKRGDYVIKVNNRKVLDGLMEANGLSGAENAGRRLIVLRAVDKIDRLGGEGVAQLLGRGRKDESGDFTTGANLSDAAINNILGFTGWGSAGSTAPSNAVTLANFEGAVKNSEAGLAGIAELAELVRLCEAAGYGADRVRIDPSCVRGLEYYTGPVFEAELTFDVKGDDGKPVRFGSVGGGGRYDDLVSRFTGDRVPATGFSIGVSRLKAALSVIGAVETPRLGPVVVLVMDKGEVARYQQMTQTLRNAGIRAEMYLGSSGMKAQMKYADKRQSPCVVIQGSDEREKGEVTLKDLIEGAKAAAAIKDNKAWKEARPAQASVAEKDLVEEVKKLIARHTD
- a CDS encoding TIGR03808 family TAT-translocated repetitive protein; protein product: MTFDRRTLLAAGLGLGATATGVQAADSVLPKVIPNASDIAPALAPDEQRDQTAALQAAIDTAAEKDLPLVLPPGKFVVGDLRLRSGTRLLGMARTTALSFAGGDAFLTGDKADGLVLTGLTFDGAYKTFSPERGDGLITLTRSHAIRLSDLEISNSVGIALSLTGCGGRIETIFISKSIDTGLKSLDAEGLTIAGNTVSDCGNNGILVWRSAPGEDGTIVSENRISQIRNAAGGTGEYGNGINVFRGGSVLVTGNRITDCTYSAVRGNAASNIQIISNSCGRLGEVAIYAEFGFEGALIANNLIDTAAAGISVTNFNEGGRLAVVQGNLIRNLFRREAEPEDKRGEGIGIEADAVVSGNTIENAPTVGIQIGWGKFMRDVAATGNVIRSARVGISVTGDPDAGKCLIANNLISGATDGAIRAMNLGELTGPDLAREPASSKSIHVTGNLST